The following proteins are encoded in a genomic region of Nycticebus coucang isolate mNycCou1 chromosome 17, mNycCou1.pri, whole genome shotgun sequence:
- the SMIM33 gene encoding small integral membrane protein 33, with amino-acid sequence MHQAGHYAWPSPALNSSSGQEPQKQLPEVPGGAWESPGGDGLPLLTIIVAAFVLLAVCIVVAVHLGPRLHQGHAILPTEPPAPKPEGGIYLIHWRVLGPQGNHEETQQGPLLSGSCPEPYGPRPSIDEVTYL; translated from the exons ATGCACCAG GCTGGCCACTACGCCTGGCCTTCTCCAGCTTTGAACAGCTCATCTGGACAGGAACCCCAGAAGCAGCTCCCGGAGGTGCCAGGTGGGGCCTGGGAATCTCCTGGAGGGGATGGGCTTCCCCTGCTCACTATCATCGTCGCTGCCTTTGTCCTGCTGGCAGTCTGCATCGTGGTGGCAGTCCACTTGGGGCCAAGGCTGCACCAGGGCCATGCCATTCTCCCTACGGAGCCACCAGCCCCAAAGCCAGAGGGTGGCATCTACCTCATCCACTGGCGGGTGCTGGGCCCCCAAGGCAATCATGAAGAAACCCAGCAGGGACCTCTTCTCTCTGGCTCCTGCCCTGAGCCATATGGGCCCAGGCCCAGCATTGATGAAGTCACATACCTGTAG